From a region of the Alnus glutinosa chromosome 1, dhAlnGlut1.1, whole genome shotgun sequence genome:
- the LOC133879836 gene encoding phytochrome B, whose amino-acid sequence MASGSRANNNSNQLAQSSNTTSNMKLHHAESSIPRAIEQYTVDARLHAVFEQSGESGKSFDYSQSVRTGTQSVPEQQITAYLSRIQRGGHIQPFGCMIAVEEGTCRVIAYSENAREMLGLLPQSVPSLERPEILTIGIDVRTLFTPSSSVLLEKAFGAREITLLNPVWIHSKNSGNPFYAILHRIDVGIVIDLEPARTEDPALSIAGAVQSQKLAVRAISQLQSLPGGDIKLLCDTVVESVRELTGYDRVMVYKFHEDEHGEVVAESKRPDLEPYIGLHYPATDIPQASRFLFKQNRVRMIVDCHATSVRVIQDERLMQPLCLVGSTLRAPHGCHAQYMANMGSNASLAMAVVINGNDEEAVGGRNVMRLWGLVVCHHTSARCIPFPLRYACEFLMQAFGLQLNMELQLASQLLEKHVLRTQTLLCDMLLRDSPTGIVTQSPSIMDLVKCDGAALYYQGKYYPMGVTPTEAQIKDIVEWLLAFHGDSTGLSTDSLADAGYPGAASLGDAVCGLAVAYITKRDFLFWFRSHTGKEIKWGGAKHHPQDKDDGQRMHPRSSFKAFLEVVKSRSLPWENAEMDAIHSLQLILRDSFRDAEASNSKAVIHAELGGLELQGMDELGAVAREMVRLIETATAPIFAVDVDGCINGWNAKVAELTGLSVDEAMGKSLVHDLVYKESEETVDKLLYHALGGEEEKNVEIKLKTFGPENPKNAIYVVVNACSSKDYMNNIVGVCFVGQDVTGQKVVMDKFIHIQGDYKAIVHSPNPLIPPIFASDENTCCSEWNTAMEKLTGWTRGDIMGKMLVGEVFGSCCRLKGPDALTKFMIVLHNAIGGQDTDKFPFSFFDRNGKYVQALLTANKRVNMDGQIIGAFCFLHIASPELQQALKVQRQQEKKCFSRMKELAYICQEIKNPLSGIRFTNSLLEATELTEDQKQFLETSAACEKQMLKIIKDIDLESFEDGIGSLELENVEFLLGSVINAVVSQVMILLRERNLQLIRDIPEEIKSLAICGDQVRIQQVLADFLLNMVRYAPSPEGWVEIHVRPSLKQISDGITLLHTEFRMVCPGEGLPPELIQDMFHSSRWVTQEGLGLSMCRKILKCMNGEVQYIRESERCYFLVILELPVPQTDSKSV is encoded by the exons ATGGCTTCAGGTAGCAGAGCCAACAACAACAGCAACCAATTAGCTCAGTCCTCGAACACAACGAGCAACATGAAGCTCCACCACGCCGAGTCGTCCATACCCAGAGCCATTGAGCAGTACACCGTGGACGCTCGCCTCCACGCCGTGTTCGAACAGTCCGGCGAGTCCGGTAAGTCCTTCGACTACTCTCAGTCCGTTAGAACCGGCACACAGTCGGTCCCCGAGCAACAAATCACAGCCTACTTGTCCAGAATCCAAAGGGGTGGCCATATCCAACCCTTTGGTTGCATGATTGCCGTGGAGGAAGGCACCTGCCGCGTCATCGCGTACAGCGAAAACGCACGCGAGATGCTCGGTCTCTTGCCTCAGTCAGTCCCGAGTCTCGAGAGGCCCGAGATTTTGACAATTGGGATTGATGTGAGGACGCTATTTACGCCTTCGAGCTCGGTTCTGCTCGAGAAGGCTTTTGGAGCTAGGGAAATCACGTTGTTGAACCCGGTTTGGATTCATTCCAAGAATTCTGGGAATCCCTTTTACGCGATTTTGCACAGGATAGATGTGGGGATTGTGATTGATTTGGAGCCTGCGAGGACAGAGGACCCTGCTCTGTCTATTGCCGGGGCGGTGCAGTCTCAGAAGTTGGCTGTGCGGGCTATTTCGCAGCTGCAGTCGCTTCCCGGTGGGGATATCAAGCTCTTGTGTGATACTGTAGTCGAGAGTGTGAGAGAGCTTACTGGGTATGATAGGGTTATGGTGTATAAGTTTCATGAGGATGAGCATGGTGAGGTTGTGGCCGAGAGCAAGAGGCCAGATTTGGAGCCGTATATTGGGTTGCATTATCCGGCCACGGATATTCCTCAGGCTTCGAGGTTTTTGTTTAAGCAGAACAGGGTTAGGATGATTGTGGATTGCCATGCCACGTCGGTTCGGGTGATTCAGGATGAGCGGCTTATGCAGCCTTTGTGCTTGGTTGGTTCCACACTTCGTGCTCCTCATGGTTGTCATGCTCAGTATATGGCCAATATGGGCTCAAATGCCTCATTAGCAATGGCAGTTGTTATCAATGGGAATGACGAGGAAGCTGTTGGTGGGCGGAATGTAATGAGGTTGTGGGGCTTGGTTGTTTGCCACCACACTTCTGCTCGATGCATTCCATTCCCTCTCCGCTATGCTTGTGAGTTCTTGATGCAGGCGTTTGGACTCCAATTGAATATGGAGTTGCAATTGGCATCGCAATTGTTGGAGAAACATGTTTTAAGGACGCAGACTCTCTTGTGCGATATGCTTCTTCGTGACTCACCTACTGGAATTGTTACTCAAAGTCCTAGCATTATGGACCTCGTGAAGTGTGATGGGGCAGCCCTCTACTATCAGGGGAAGTACTACCCAATGGGTGTGACCCCTACAGAGGCGCAGATAAAGGACATAGTGGAGTGGTTGTTGGCTTTCCATGGAGACTCCACAGGTTTAAGCACAGACAGTTTGGCTGATGCTGGGTACCCTGGAGCAGCCTCGCTTGGAGATGCTGTTTGTGGTTTGGCCGTTGCTTATATCACTAAAAGGGATTTTCTATTCTGGTTCCGATCCCACACTGGAAAAGAGATCAAATGGGGTGGTGCCAAGCATCATCCGCAGGACAAGGATGATGGGCAGAGGATGCATCCACGTTCTTCGTTCAAGGCATTTTTGGAAGTGGTAAAAAGCCGCAGCTTGCCATGGGAGAATGCAGAAATGGATGCTATCCACTCTTTGCAGCTTATTCTGCGAGACTCGTTTAGAGATGCTGAGGCAAGCAATTCTAAGGCTGTTATACATGCCGAGCTTGGGGGCCTGGAGCTGCAAGGGATGGATGAGCTCGGTGCCGTTGCGAGAGAAATGGTCAGGTTGATAGAGACTGCAACTGCACCTATATTTGCTGTAGACGTTGATGGCTGTATAAATGGGTGGAATGCGAAGGTTGCAGAGTTGACTGGGCTCTCAGTAGATGAAGCTATGGGGAAGTCCTTGGTTCACGATCTTGTTTATAAAGAATCTGAAGAAACAGTAGACAAGCTTCTTTATCACGCTTTGGGAG gtgaagaagaaaagaatgtaGAGATAAAACTGAAGACCTTTGGCCCTGAGAATCCTAAGAACGCTATATATGTGGTGGTCAATGCTTGCTCCAGCAAggattacatgaataatatcgTTGGAGTTTGTTTTGTTGGTCAGGATGTTACCGGTCAGAAAGTGGTGATGGACAAGTTCATCCACATACAAGGTGATTACAAGGCTATTGTTCACAGTCCCAATCCTTTGATCCCTCCCATATTTGCTTCAGATGAGAATACGTGTTGCTCAGAGTGGAACACTGCCATGGAAAAGCTCACTGGGTGGACCCGAGGGGACATCATGGGAAAAATGTTGGTTGGAGAGGTTTTTGGCAGTTGCTGTCGACTCAAGGGTCCAGATGCTTTGACAAAATTCATGATTGTCTTGCACAATGCAATTGGAGGGCAGGACACAGATAAGTTcccattttccttctttgatcgGAATGGGAAATATGTACAAGCTCTCTTGACAGCAAACAAGAGGGTAAATATGGATGGCCAGATTATTGGAGCCTTCTGCTTCTTGCACATTGCTAGTCCTGAGCTGCAGCAAGCTCTGAAAGTTCAGCGGCAACAAGAGAAGAAATGCTTTTCAAGGATGAAAGAGTTGGCTTACATTTGCCAGGAAATAAAGAACCCTTTGAGTGGTATTCGTTTTACTAACTCACTTTTGGAGGCTACAGAATTGACCGAAGATCAAAAGCAGTTCCTTGAGACTAGTGCTGCTTGTGAGAAGCAGATGTTGAAGATTATAAAGGATATTGATCTTGAGAGCTTTGAAGATGG AATCGGTTCATTGGAGCTTGAGAATGTAGAATTCTTACTTGGGAGTGTCATAAATGCTGTTGTTAGCCAAGTAATGATATTGCTGAGGGAAAGAAATTTACAATTGATTCGGGATATTCCAGAAGAAATCAAATCATTGGCCATTTGTGGTGATCAAGTAAGAATTCAACAGGTGCTTGCCGATTTCTTGTTAAATATGGTGCGTTATGCACCATCTCCAGAAGGTTGGGTAGAGATTCATGTTCGTCCAAGCTTGAAGCAAATTTCTGATGGAATCACACTTTTGCACACAGAATTCAG GATGGTATGCCCTGGTGAAGGTCTCCCTCCTGAATTGATTCAGGACATGTTCCACAGCAGTCGATGGGTGACTCAGGAAGGCCTAGGGCTGAGCATGTGCAGAAAAATTTTAAAGTGCATGAACGGTGAAGTCCAATATATCAGAGAGTCAGAAAGATGTTATTTCTTAGTTATTCTTGAACTACCCGTGCCTCAGACAGACTCAAAGAGTGTTTGA
- the LOC133879842 gene encoding ATP-citrate synthase beta chain protein 2, producing the protein MATGQLFSRTTQALFYNYKQLPIQRMLDFDFLCGRETPSVAGIINPGGDGFQKLFFGQEEIAIPVHSTIEAASAAHPTADVFINFASFRSAAASSMAALKQPTIRVVAIIAEGVPESDAKQLIAYARANNKVVIGPATVGGIQAGAFKIGDTAGTIDNIIQCKLYRPGSVGFVSKSGGMSNELYNTIARVSDGIYEGIAIGGDVFPGSTLSDHVLRFNNIPQVKMIVVLGELGGRDEYSLVEALKQGKVNKPLVAWVSGTCARLFKSEVQFGHAGAKSGGEMESAQAKNQALREAGAIVPTSYEALEAAIKETFEKLVEEGKTTPVKEIKPPQIPEDLSTAIKSGKVRAPTHIISTISDDRGEEPCYAGVPMSSIVESGYGVGDVISLLWFKRSLPRYCTHFIEICIMLCADHGPCVSGAHNTIVTARAGKDLVSSLVSGLLTIGPRFGGAIDDAARYFKDASDKGLTPYEFVESMKKKGIRVPGIGHRIKRGDNRDKRVELLQLFARTHFPSVKYMEYAVQVETYTLSKANNLVLNVDGAIGSLFLDLLAGSGMFTKQEIDEIVEIGYLNGLFVLARSIGLIGHTFDQKRLKQPLYRHPWEDVLYTK; encoded by the exons ATGGCCACCGGGCAACTATTCTCCCGTACGACACAAGCTTTGTTTTACAACTACAAGCAACTCCCGATTCAGCGGATGCTCGATTTTGACTTCCTTTGCG GGAGGGAAACACCATCAGTTGCTGGAATCATTAACCCTGGTGGCGATGGATTTCAGAAACTCTTTTTCGGTCAGGAGGAAATTGCCATCCCTGTGCATTCAAC TATTGAGGCAGCTAGTGCTGCACATCCTACTGCTGATGTCTTTATCAACTTTGCATCGTTTAGAAG TGCTGCTGCTTCATCCATGGCCGCTTTGAAGCAACCAACCATTCGAGTTGTGGCTATCATTGCGGAAGGTGTTCCAGAGTCGGACGCTAAGCAATTGATCGCATATGCACGTGCAAATAATAAG GTTGTTATTGGCCCAGCTACCGTTGGAGGCATTCAAGCTGGGGCTTTTAAGATAGGTGACACTGCTGGAACAATTGATAATATAATTCAATGCAAGCTCTACAGGCCTGGATCTGTTGGTTTTGTCTCCAAATCT GGTGGGATGTCTAATGAATTATACAATACTATTGCCCGTGTTTCTGATGGAATTTATGAAG GTATTGCAATTGGAGGAGACGTGTTCCCAGGCTCCACTCTTTCTGATCATGTTTTGCGGTTTAACAACATCCCACAG GTTAAAATGATTGTTGTTCTTGGGGAACTTGGTGGACGAGATGAGTATTCCCTGGTTGAAGCCCTGAAACAGGGGAAAGTGAATAAACCATTGGTTGCTTGGGTTAGTGGAACTTGTGCACGACTCTTCAAGTCTGAAGTACAATTTGGTCATGCT GGGGCTAAAAGCGGTGGTGAGATGGAGTCTGCTCAAGCAAAAAATCAAGCACTAAGAGAAGCTGGAGCTATTGTTCCCACGTCATATGAAGCTTTAGAAGCTGCAATTAAGGAAACTTTTGAGAAGCTG GTTGAAGAGGGGAAGACTACACCAGTAAAGGAAATTAAGCCTCCACAAATCCCTGAGGATCTTAGCACTGCCATCAAGAGTGGGAAAGTTCGCGCCCCAACTCATATTATTTCTACCATCTCTGACGATAGGG GTGAAGAGCCATGCTATGCTGGTGTGCCAATGTCTTCGATTGTTGAATCGGGTTATGGTGTTGGTGATGTTATCTCTCTTTTGTGGTTCAAACGCAGCCTTCCCCGTTACTGCACACATTTTATTGAG ATATGTATCATGTTATGTGCCGACCATGGTCCTTGTGTATCTGGTGCTCACAACACTATAGTGACAGCAAGAGCTGGAAAAGACCTTGTTTCCAGCCTGGTCTCAG GTTTGCTTACAATTGGTCCCCGATTTGGTGGTGCCATCGATGATGCTGCTCGATACTTCAAGGATGCTTCCGACAAG GGTTTGACACCTTACGAGTTTGTTGAAAGCATGAAAAAGAAGGGCATTCGCGTACCAGGAATTGGGCACAG GATTAAGAGAGGGGACAACAGAGATAAGAGAGTAGAGCTGCTACAACTGTTTGCACGCACACATTTCCCATCTGTGAAGTACATGGAATATGCTGTGCAAGTTGAAACATACACGCTCTCCAAGGCAAATAACTTGGTGCTCAATGTAGATGGTGCTATTGGGTCCCTTTTCTTGGATCTACTTGCCGGCAGTGGAATGTTCACCAAGCAAGAGATTGACGAGATAGTTGAGATTGGCTATCTGAATGGGCTGTTCGTGCTGGCTCGCTCCATTGGTCTGATTGG GCACACCTTTGACCAGAAGAGATTGAAGCAGCCGCTATACCGCCACCCATGGGAGGATGTTCTCTACACCAAGTGA